A window of the Nocardia sp. NBC_01329 genome harbors these coding sequences:
- a CDS encoding helix-turn-helix domain-containing protein, producing the protein MWLSALDDCLPWSQWLLYQRVDRARELLEVTDLAITEVARRSGLGTAESLRLHLVRRHGLTPRAYRAAFTRL; encoded by the coding sequence GTGTGGCTGTCAGCGCTCGATGATTGCCTGCCGTGGTCGCAATGGTTGCTGTATCAGCGGGTGGACCGGGCCCGCGAACTGCTCGAGGTCACCGATCTGGCGATCACCGAAGTCGCGCGCCGATCCGGGCTGGGGACGGCGGAATCGCTGCGCCTGCACCTCGTGCGCCGACACGGGTTGACCCCGCGGGCCTATCGGGCGGCGTTCACCCGGCTCTGA